From the genome of Nicotiana tabacum cultivar K326 chromosome 2, ASM71507v2, whole genome shotgun sequence:
TGATAACCGATATAGGATGGCACTGGAAATATGgactaagctttcgtgaagctacggcTAAGGCCAGGGCTAGTTTTTCAAGATTAGGAAATCTCGTCTCAGCATCGactagtgttttgctaatgtaatagatgggataTTGCGTACATTTATTTTCTCGGATCAGGACGACGCGCACAACTACTTTGGAAACATCGAGGTAGACTAAGAGGCATTCCCCTGATTATGGTTTTGAGAGAAATGATGGTGATGACAAGTATTCTTTTAACTTCTTCAAGGATTGGACGCACTCAAAAATCCATCGGAGGTTGTTATCCTTCTTGAGTACGCCGAAAAATCTGTGGCACCTATCTGACGATCACAAAATGAACCTTGAAAGGGTGGCGATACGGTTGGTCAACCTCTAAACCTGTTTGTTGGTGGTCAGGTGCTTTGGTATCCCTTAGATGACTTTGATTTGATCATGGTTGACCTCGATACCTCGCTGCGATACCAGCAAACCTAAAACTTTTCCTGAGGCCACGTCGAacgcacacttctcggggttcaATTTTATTCTGTACCGCCtgagtatgtcgaaggtttctctcaagtggtcgatgtgatcttctttcctttcgGACTTGACCAGTATATCATCTATGTAGACTTCCATTGTTTTGTCGAGCTGATCTTTGAACATCCTCGTCACTAATATTTGGTAAGTCACCCCTGCATTTTTCAGCCCGAAAGGCATGACCTTGTAGCAATACATCCCTTGATGGGTAATGAAAGTGGTTTTCTCATGATCCTCTACTTCCATGaggatttggttatagcccgagtTGGTGTCCAAGATGCTCAGTAGTTCATGTCCGGCCGTTGCATCGATGAGTTGGTTGATATAGGGTAATGAAAATGAATCCTTGGGCATGTTTTGTTCAAATCTGTGAAATCTACGCATATCCgccatttcccattcttctttttcaccatgaccacgttggcggcccattgggggtatttcgactccctgatggagccattttccaatagtttttccaCTTCTTCGCGTATTGCATCATTAATTACGGAGTTGAACTTACGCCTGATCTGTCTCACCGAGGGGGGTGAAGTGGATCGACGTTCAGCTTATGCGTGGCAATTTCTTTTGGGATTTgtggcatatctgcatggctaaaagcaaACAAGTCTGCGTTAGCAGTTAAGAATTGACAAAATTTACCCGGTTCCTGATGTTTACAGCCTATATAAGATTTCTTGGTGTGATCATTGTTGTCTAATCGGatggggtcgaggtcttctatggttgatCCCGTGGATTCAACCGTATCGGGATCTTTGATGACGTCCTCACTATCATCACATATCGACCTCGACCCTGTTAATTtctatgcctctttttctttgtccttcatTTGTTGAGTGACCGTGCAATCTAGGGCGATGCTGTAGCATTTCCGAGATATGTGTTGTTCCCATCGTATACTGAATATTCCCTACGGAGTTGGGAACTTGATGACTTGGTACAAGCTGGAAGGgatgtgtaacgacccaaccggtcgttttgacttttagaaccctgttcccataaataaaactccccgaatgtggttttaatgatttatgacttgcggggatggttggttcgggatttggaagtgtttgggttgaaatcggaacacttggttccttaagttagccttaaaagggcaaatttgactttggtcaacactttgagaaaacgactccggaatcgGGATTTTAAGGTTCCGGCAGGTTCGTATGTTAATAAGTGaacgagtcatattataagtgatgtaggGTATAAGTAGAGCCCTAAGTCTtaatcaagttggaaattacatgatagactaaagttccaaataagTACACACAAAAAcctaactttggacgagcatgcctatatatatatatatatatatatatggatttatATAGCATgcctacatatatataaggatttatatggtggacaacctatcaaatgaaagatcttcgagtctagtttctaacgctttcgaccgttcgtcatttggatatttctacaaggaCTTATGGACGTTTTAGTAAATGATGTCCAGCAGGGCAGAACTTGTAATACGAGGTACAACCTGCACAGAGCAAGGTACAACTCAATGAAGCACATGTGACTTTATAAGGCAGTCACGGGCATCAGCcatttttggggattttcttgagctagggattggttctttcatggtggattcgaccttggggactacttaagaatacaaggtgagttatttttggatattttaagttaataacatcatattaacactagtattaacatccttcaatctttgaaatccctagaaatttttcaagttgttcaagaacaccaaatttccCAAACATTGGAATTTCAAGGAAAAGCTTCAAGAAGGTAATACTAATGCTTCAAGCTCATTTCTTATGAGTCGGTGGGAGTAATTCTAATAGTTGTTTCAAGTTGTTATGGTTGGATAATTGATTTcataaactctagttcatggcatgaatagtgttcttgagaaaatgagagaaagataaatagtgttcttagaaatgaaattaaatgatgcaatgaacctatggaatcatattctagcttagttggaagtattcaactaagtaatcaccaaattgaatgctttggaaatgttggttaaggaagacgatgaatagtaatttggtggtgttggagaattaatgtagtatcattgatgacttcaaatgggtattgaatgataagagtggagttgaatgtgctagtaagtgaacctattagacgatttgagctggaggcttgtagccaacttgagagccatatatggatattgataaatatttttgagtcatattttgattgtaattgggattgtaattgtagatatcaaTTTATTGGTGGCGTATGAGTATTTTACTCAATGTTACGATGTCGGAGGAGGAttaaaagcttgtgaatgttaataaagtgaaagcgagttttggagcgttgggcatcggtccagttatttgaaaggcttgggagccggctatggaacttcggagcgaagtaagtctcttgtctaatcttgtgagggggaaattaccccttaggtgattaaattaataatggttgctaattgtgggggctacgtacgcacgaggtgacgagagtccgtgcgtagctactattaatgctaaagtccgggtagtttaggacacaaagcatgaattacttgtgtaaatagtattctttatttaattgaattatttgatatataaattgtgaattgttaggaaatataataaagatgaaaattttatatttttaattttctgtttaaattaattaattatttaaagaaattgttcatcctcccgaacgcctcgacaggatagatgcatctatggatcgtgccgcacgtccctcggtagtgtacacgaaactctgaatcgggccgtacgacctcgacaaaaatcgtgcttaataataataataattacacgatacttggacagtttattacagcttgtgaagctatttgataaattggacatttattgaaattgaattgcagcttgtaaagctatttgataaattggaaatttattgaaattgaattgcagcttgtaaagttatttgataaattgaaatttttattaaaattgaaggatttaattaatagattagaaattatttgaattgaaggaatttaattaatatattgagaattattggaattgaaggaatttaattacctCTGCTGgtacaataaaattattgttaactctgtgaatcacgttgatataaatatttctattttcatgattatttaatattattgacccatagtgagtgtcatagtcggccatctcgtctctacctcttcgagattaggcttgatacttactgggtacacattgttttcgtactcatactgcacttgctgcatattttattgtgcatgtacatatatttatagcggccttgtgggcacagaggtgtggttaataattgtggggacataagtgagctgcattctatattacgatccgcagctaatagagtctccttcagagttattatattttcctgtctaatttttATTCTAGACAtattctgtattttattttaattccctggtaaatactcatgcacttgtgacaccgggttttgggatgattatgggttgcactgtattggaaatttttaaagatattagtaCGTATTTGGTAAATGTcatcttctgctatttaattgaggggaacaactatgacttcaaaaatattaaaatgagaatttatttagtatttattgttggcttgtctgacagcggtgtccgacgccatcacgacctataggtgaaattgggttgtgacatgatggctctcatggtgtgtatccatggtcgccctattaTGGTGTTGTACGATGTGTCTTGGTCCATGATATAAAATGTGGTTTCCAGAGTAACGCCACCGGCCAGGACTGGGAGTGTGATTTCGCCGGTTGttcgctcaactgcattgttaaaacttgTTAGTGTGATGCAACACGACACTATCCTATCttcgagtttcatttgtgcaagtactcgaggGTGGATAATGCACGTGCCTCTCCCATCGTCTACCATAATGCATCTCACATTGGTATCTAAAATTCATAAACTGATAACAAGGGCATCATAGCGAGGGAAAACCAAACTgtgggtatctgacttatcaacgatgatactttcttcgagttcatcataCTATTCATAGGTGATTGACCGCTTGAGCTTGTAGGTTGTGGTGAACTTCACACTGTTGATGGAAGCATTGTCGccaccaccgatgatcatgtggatggtgcGGGTCGGTAAGGTGGTTTTGGCGGCCCTTTATGTTGTTCACGACCTCTGGCAAAGTTGGTTCTTCCCCGGTCGCTCAACAACCCCTTGAAATGTCCCTGATGTAGCATCTTTATGACCTCCTGTCTTAGGGCGATGCAGTCCTTGATTTTGTGCCCTCGCTCTTGGTGGAACTCCCAAAAGGCGTCCGATTTTTCGGTACTCGGTtctgacctcatcttttgtggccacttcacctttggtccgagcttctccagggcgtagactatttctgtaggtgacacacaaaaaaTGTGAGTCCCTGTTCTTGATCCATGCGTGCCCTTTTCTTGGCGGGAGGAGGGCGCAGTGGCAGCTCTAACATATGGTAGATGTCATTCCATGTTGGATCACGGAGTTGCGAGGTCCCTTTTGATATCATTCTTTTGATATTTTCTAGATTCGGCCTGTACCGAGGTCAATCGATGAGTCGGTCCATTGAGTCCGCCCTCGTCCGCTCAAACCTCGGCACAATACACATtatgtatttcatcccaagtagtTGGAGGGTACTTCATGAGCTGACTTAACAGTTTCCTTGTTGATCTTGAAACGTTTCTACTCTACCTATTCTGAAAAGATGCGACCGCCATCCCTTCCGATACGTTTGACAAGGTCATCCTTACTCGGTTGAACAAGGCAAGGAAATCCCTCAATCCCTCACCTTGGGATTGTTTAATAGCAAATATGTCGTTTACTCTTGCCTCAGCCTTCCTGGCCTCATCATGGGCCGTTACGAACTTGTAGACCATTTCTTCGAAAGTTTTGATGGAACGTGCGGGCAGTTGTGAGTACTATGTCAATGCTCCCCCCGTGAGGGTCTCACCGAATGTTTCAACAAAATAGAGGATACCTGTTCCTTGGTGAGATCATTGCCTTTCACGGTGGGGACACAGTGAGTTACATGGTCTTCGGGGCCGGTCGTACCGTCATATATTTTCAGATAGGGCagcattttaaaagtttttggtATGGAATGTGGGGCGGCGCCATCACTATACGACTGCTCGACGAACCCCTCGGCATCCCTCTTCGGCAAGAGCTTGGGGGCGCCCGGTATCTTATCGACCATTTCTTGGTGTCCTCTCATTTGTTCTCATTCTCCATTTCCTCTATCCTTTTCAGAACGGTTGCGAGAGATTTGTCACATATACTATCAATGACATTGTGAGTAATACATGTCGTTGGAGGAGCTTGTTCATGTTGTTCGTCCGCCGGTAGTATAACGCAAGCCCTTGCATTTTCTATAACTGGGTCCCGAACAGGCTTACGGAGGACGCTGGTTAGCGTGTCAGTTAGCCAAGCCTCAAGGAGCTTTTTTATAGTTGGGAGTGTCTCCTCCACCACGAACGTATAGGCTCCCTTACCAAGAGATTTTATGATGCTGCAGTGAGGGGGTGTTTTATCTCGTCCAGGGGAGGTGTTGGGCGTTGCGTCTCCGTCTGCTATTTCACAGCTCTCGTTGAtgatgttcatgaggttggttgggaggtcactTATTATCCTCGTCTTTTCTTCTCTGTTACCTGCCATATTGGATTTGTACATGCAAAGAAAGGAGATCTTGTTCTTGCCCTTTTTTTTTACATTAGTGACCCGTGTTAAttatagatctagaagaaactaagaCATTTAACTAGGAAATTTCCACatacggcgccaaattgtttgaccaaaaaatattaCTTTCGGTAAAAACTATAGTGTTTGTGAAATAATGGTTAAAcatagttaataataatatctctAGACATAATTTCAGAACACGTGGATAATATGGAACATATATAGTGGGAGATTGACAATAACATACATTAAATATTCCAAAAGTAATGAATAATAATGGAGGTATATCtagcaataaatgacaataaatgacatttaagtaaatagaagaAGTGTACCTAATGATGAATAAAATAGATGATTgttcctcctgacaatgatgagtgacacATAAATCTTAGAATGCTCAAACTTTTCTCGGATCTGATGGGAAAATATGGAACAACACGAACAAAAATCTTGATAAAAAGATAATCTTCGTATTTTTTACAAATGAGAGAATATTTCTCAGTAGTCTGTTCTTATCCAGTAAAAATCACCTGCCTCTTTCTCCTATTTTTCTCCTCTTTATATGGGACATATCCCTAAAAATTCAGAATAGTACATATGCCCCAAAATATTCTTTAGAATATTCTCCCTATTATACTATTCtaaaaactagccgttacagTCCTTTCCACGGTGCTCGATTTCGACCATTGTTGCCATTATGACCGCGAGCTTCGCCGTTTCCTGATCGACCTTGATTGACTCATCCCTCTCTACTACATCGTCCTAAATGCCCGACgatagattttgacccatacaaagATGACGAGAGAGATAGGAAGTCGTATAGTGTAGCACCAAGCTAATACATCCCAAAACTGCACATCGTCAAATAATTTGACCAATTGATTAATTAGTTCATATTATTTAACAATGGAGGTCGTTGGTTCGAATCTTTTGAAAATTTCAACCTGTTTGCAAGTGGACTTGAACCTAGATGCGGATCTAGAAATTGAAGTGTATGGGTTCCTACTGCAATTTTAAGTCAATATATTACAATAACCGAATTAAAGAACGAGTATCaatatataacatatatttaGAAAATAACTAAACACTTAAAGACAACATATGAATATAAACATTATTATTACAATTGTACTCGACGACTTGTCATGTTTTGAAAACGATCAATGACCGCATCATTAGGTACACTTTCAAATACTTCATCCTCTATATAACAAACTAAACAATCATTAAAAAATTCATCACCAAATCTGCTTCGCAAGTCATTTTTAACGTACTTCATCGAAGAAAAAGCTCTTTCTACCATTACAGTAGCGACATGCAATATCAAACTTAACTTCACAAGCAAATAAGCAAGTCTCCAAGTCATGTGCAAATTTATTTTAACCAATATCTCTGAAAGATCTCCAAGTTTTTTCAAGTTAGAGAATTCATTGTCTGCCTCTCGCATATAGTCAATATAAATATCAAGCTCAAAACTAAGATCCTCAAGCATAGAATCAGTGAACTCATTTGGATAGTGTGCAGAAAGTTTCATAATCTTGTATTTATCATAATTTGCAAAAGGATTATCTGGACTCAAACTAGCCATACTAAGAAGTAGATCAGTATTCACTTCATTGAAACGATTGTTAAGCTCAGAAAGTTGCAAATCAATAATATCCTAGAAAACTTCTACACGCAAATGATAAGAATTTGTAACAATTAATTTCTTACGCTTTGACTTTCCACGAACATAATTCATATCCCTTTCGGAGATCACAATACCATGCTTGACACAAAATAAAGAGACGTCTTCTATCAAAGAATTCCATCTAGAATCTCTCGTATCTTGCAATTGTCTTTCTGCGAAACCAACAAGCTTTATTGCACTTACAATATCTTGATCTTTTTTTTGTAAAGCCATATTTAAATCATATGTAAGTGCCAATACTTTCAACATTAAATGTAACATATACATAAAGTAATAGGATCTTATGCATCCACTAGACTTTTTGCCATTGATCTCTCATGATAATTTGAACCCTCAATTGTAAGAACTCCAAGTACATGAACAATTGATGAGAATAAACTAATAAAATTACGCATTGTCTTAAAATGAGAACCCCATCGAGTATCACCTGCTCTTTGAAGTCTAAGTTCTTAATTTAAACCGCTTCCTGTATGAACTTCATCAAGCACTAGTAGTTCCTCTAATTTTTCTGCTTGATCATCTCGAAGCATCTCGCTACGCTTAAAAGAACCCTCAATAATATTTAAAACATTTGTAAGAATATCAAAAAATTGTTCAGCCTCATAATATTTTTTTGCAACAACTACAAGAGTCAACTGCAATTGATAAGCAAAACAATGTATGCAATATGCTGAAGGAGTATCATTCATAATCAAAGTTTTAAGACTATTAATTTCTTCCTGCATGTTAACTAGATCCATCATAACCTTGTCCCCGTATTTGAGATTTACTTAATGAATGTTCCAAAAGCAAATAATAAATTACTTCTTTTATTGACTTTGTGGATGTATCTTTAACATGAACAATGCTAAGGAATCGCTCAATAACTTTACCCTCTTTGTTGACATAACACAAAACAAAGGCCATTTTTTCCTTATGAGAGATATCTTTAGACTCATCAACCAATACCCCAAAGTAATCCCCGTTCAAGTCTTCAACAATTGATTTTAATGTTTCTTTCGCACAAGAACTCACAATGTCTTTTTGTATATTTGGACAAATCATAATGTCATTTTTTGGAGGATTTTCTAACATAACTTTCTTTACATCATCCTTCTTATTTGCATACACTTTAAGAGATCCAAGAAGTTGCCTTTTCTTGTAGAAGTTTTATGCTCACCGTGATCCCGAAAAgacatttcttcttcaaaagataCCTTGCAACATCAATTGAGGCATTCGGGCGAACCCGATACACACTTTTGGTTTTCTCGGATTGCTTATCAaaatgtgttaaaatagattgTGCTTGATTCGATAAATCTATCATCATCTTGAAACACCGATTATGAACACTATTCACTTCACCCACATGTGCGTTAAGCCTCTCTATACCTTTATTCCAAGCCCTAAAACTGTCTTTTATAAAAGAATCACTTACTTTTTCCCCATATCCTCCTATCTCATTTTTAAACAAGTAACAACATAAGCAAAATGTTGCATCTTCTTTAATAGTCTATTCTAACCATCCAGAATATGAAGTATTAAACCATTCCGGATTAAAATAACATAATTTTCCAccaaaatttatttttgaaaaaataaaattacgagGCCGACAAGGCCCTTTTTGAATGTAATGTCTTCTCACTCGGTCACGTAGATTAggaaaaaaattctaaaatttgttttctttcaCCAGAATTAGGTTTAAGAAGATTcggatccaatataatatctttGTATAATGGTTGGGAAGAATTGACATTATCTTTAATCACTAGACATGAAGGAGAGCTTAGCGAAGGAGAACTAGAAGTAGAACCTGAAGAGGTTTGCGGCTTGAAAAATCTCTTGATCATATCGACTCTCACTAAAATGCCCTACAAATCATAAGACATAAATTAAATATTACAGATGAATATAAGAGGAAAATagttaagagatattatttcatataatataatacaagaggaaaatagttataaaaaaaaagataaaggagGGAGAGAAACTACAATAGATCACTAACTTGTCTTTGATAGgcaacaaaagaaaagtcaagaTTGAAGAAGATTAGAAGAAGAACGAAGAACCAGTGGTTGCAACAAGatatttgaaaccctaactctttttttttcaatgttTGATTCGGGTATTTTTACAAAGTAACTTTTGGAGACTTTTTGATATGGTTGTTTCTTTTAAGGTTCACTTTAGTCAtctattattatttaaaaaatagacTAATGTGGAAGTTGTACTAACTTGACAGAAAGGGAGTAATATTTGTTTGTACTAACTTGACAGGAAGGGAAGCGGGCCACATATGGGTTCCAGGATTTACCATTGGACCAGAAATACATTTTGGAACTAGGTTCTCATATAATTATTGTTATATATTCAATagattttttaatacaaatacatgGTCAAGATAAAAGCTACTGATTTTTCGGGAACTCATACATATTACTGTAGATCCGTCCCTATTGAACCTTCGACCTTTAGTAGGAGAATCAGACGCGCAACCGTAGAATTACGAACTGGATTTGACAAGCAATGTCACTTTACTTTGTTTATATCTTATTCGCTTTTAGCATATCATCTATCATTAACAAATTTAGTAAATTTTTCCAACGAAGTGGTGTCACGGTTCACCATTTGAGCCTACATGCATCCATGATACTCTTAATCACCTTTTGTGGGAGTCCAACGTCTTAAGCGTGCCATGGACTCTTAAAGAGATTTCCAGGTACGCTTTGGGAGCTTACACTTTTCTCttatatgatttttttaaaaatctcaTCTTTCTTGAAGCGTTTTCC
Proteins encoded in this window:
- the LOC142167982 gene encoding uncharacterized protein LOC142167982, which codes for MDLVNMQEEINSLKTLIMNDTPSAYCIHCFAYQLQLTLVVVAKKYYEAEQFFDILTNVLNIIEGSFKRSEMLRDDQAEKLEELLVLDEVHTGSVLALTYDLNMALQKKDQDIVSAIKLVGFAERQLQDTRDSRWNSLIEDVSLFCVKHGIVISERDMNYVRGKSKLNTDLLLSMASLSPDNPFANYDKYKIMKLSAHYPNEFTDSMLEDLSFELDIYIDYMREADNEFSNLKKLGDLSEILVKINLHMTWRLAYLLVKLSLILHVATVMVERAFSSMKYVKNDLRSRFGDEFFNDCLVCYIEDEVFESVPNDAVIDRFQNMTSRRVQL